One window from the genome of [Mycobacterium] stephanolepidis encodes:
- a CDS encoding dienelactone hydrolase family protein — protein sequence MASTRTLFKALTRRGPHKVLRGDLAFAGVTGVVYTPDSGFNLPAVAFGHDWLTGTDKYRATLEHLASWGIVAAAPDTEKGLIPSHLNLAADLATTLEIVTRVRLGDGKISVHPTKLALAGHGLGASAAVFAATRSSAPVDKKNRPIGAKAVAALFPSATQPPVENSATALTIPGLVVTSTDDAQSLRSNALALSQAWPGAELRNIAKAKSSGLPEHSWLRRFVGLGGSNRATQRNTRALLTGYLLFQLVGDKRYRDFADPAAELPNTSVPESTALEISQIDRVQSLLR from the coding sequence ATGGCGAGTACCCGCACGCTATTCAAAGCCCTGACCCGTCGTGGTCCGCACAAGGTTCTGCGTGGCGACCTGGCCTTCGCCGGGGTGACCGGCGTCGTCTACACCCCGGATTCCGGCTTCAATCTGCCTGCGGTGGCCTTCGGACACGACTGGCTGACCGGTACCGACAAGTATCGGGCGACCCTGGAACATCTCGCGTCCTGGGGAATCGTCGCGGCGGCCCCGGACACCGAGAAGGGGTTGATCCCGTCACACCTGAATCTGGCAGCCGACTTGGCCACAACACTCGAGATCGTGACCCGGGTGCGCCTCGGCGACGGCAAGATCAGCGTGCATCCGACCAAGCTCGCGCTGGCCGGTCATGGACTGGGCGCCTCGGCGGCGGTGTTCGCGGCCACGCGGTCCTCAGCGCCGGTGGACAAGAAGAATCGGCCGATCGGCGCCAAGGCCGTCGCCGCGCTGTTTCCCAGCGCAACGCAGCCGCCCGTGGAGAACAGTGCCACCGCGTTGACCATCCCCGGACTTGTTGTGACGAGCACCGACGACGCGCAATCGCTGCGATCGAATGCCCTGGCGCTCTCGCAGGCGTGGCCGGGTGCCGAGCTGCGGAACATCGCGAAGGCGAAGTCCAGCGGGCTACCGGAACACAGCTGGCTGCGTAGATTCGTCGGTCTCGGCGGATCGAATCGGGCAACCCAGCGCAATACTCGCGCCTTGTTGACCGGATACTTGCTCTTCCAGCTCGTCGGCGACAAGCGCTACCGCGACTTCGCCGACCCGGCGGCTGAACTGCCGAACACCTCGGTGCCGGAATCCACCGCGCTGGAGATCAGCCAGATCGATCGCGTGCAATCGCTACTGAGGTAG
- the alr gene encoding alanine racemase, with product MEPVTTTSTTTDGLPPNTGETTAQAVVDLGAIAHNVRLLREYAGEARLMVVVKADGYGHGALPVARAAIAAGADELGVATIGEALQIRAGGIDAPLLAWLHAPGADYAAALNADVQVAVSSLDQLSELLDAAQSTGRQAITTVKVDTGLNRNGVPAEYTRDLFEALAKAQAEQSIRVRGIMSHFAYADQLGNPTIDMQKGRFDEALELARDLGLRYEVAHLSNSAATLTRPDVRYGMVRAGIALYGINPMPGEIRTGLIPAMSLTCAVSSVKPVRVGEGVSYGHVWTAPRDTNAALIGIGYADGVVRGLGNRFEVAIGGRRYPNIGRVCMDQFVVDVGDNEAGVRAGDVATLFGSGVAGEPTAQDWAELLDTIAYEVVTCPRGRVVRTYRDSRTVEQ from the coding sequence ATGGAGCCGGTGACGACAACTTCGACGACAACGGACGGCCTCCCGCCGAACACGGGTGAGACGACCGCACAGGCGGTCGTCGACCTGGGTGCCATTGCGCACAACGTCCGGTTGCTGCGTGAGTACGCCGGCGAGGCCAGGCTCATGGTGGTCGTCAAGGCCGACGGCTACGGGCACGGAGCGTTGCCGGTGGCACGTGCCGCGATCGCCGCCGGGGCCGACGAGCTCGGTGTCGCCACCATTGGTGAGGCACTGCAGATCCGTGCGGGCGGGATCGACGCGCCACTGCTCGCCTGGCTGCATGCCCCGGGCGCCGACTACGCCGCCGCGTTGAATGCCGATGTCCAGGTCGCGGTGTCCTCGCTCGATCAGCTCAGTGAGCTGCTTGACGCTGCGCAGTCCACCGGGCGTCAGGCGATCACGACCGTCAAGGTGGATACGGGGCTCAATCGCAATGGGGTACCGGCCGAGTACACCCGTGACCTTTTCGAGGCGTTGGCGAAGGCGCAGGCCGAGCAGTCAATTCGGGTGCGCGGCATCATGTCTCATTTTGCATATGCCGATCAGCTCGGTAATCCCACCATCGACATGCAGAAAGGCCGGTTCGACGAGGCGCTCGAGCTGGCACGTGACCTGGGGCTGCGTTACGAGGTGGCACACCTGTCGAACTCGGCGGCCACGCTGACTCGTCCCGATGTTCGATATGGCATGGTGCGCGCGGGAATTGCGCTGTACGGCATCAACCCGATGCCGGGTGAGATACGGACCGGTCTGATTCCGGCGATGTCGCTCACGTGTGCGGTGTCGTCGGTGAAGCCGGTGCGGGTCGGTGAAGGGGTGTCCTACGGACACGTATGGACGGCTCCGCGCGATACCAATGCGGCGCTCATCGGGATCGGCTACGCCGATGGCGTGGTCCGTGGACTGGGTAACCGCTTCGAGGTGGCCATCGGAGGGCGCCGCTACCCGAACATCGGCCGTGTCTGCATGGACCAGTTCGTGGTCGATGTGGGCGACAACGAGGCCGGGGTGCGGGCCGGCGATGTCGCAACGCTTTTCGGCTCGGGTGTGGCGGGAGAGCCCACCGCGCAGGACTGGGCGGAGCTGCTCGACACCATCGCCTACGAGGTGGTCACCTGCCCACGCGGCAGGGTGGTGCGAACGTACCGGGATTCCAGGACCGTTGAGCAGTAA
- the tsaE gene encoding tRNA (adenosine(37)-N6)-threonylcarbamoyltransferase complex ATPase subunit type 1 TsaE has protein sequence MIDDSGRIALPTLQDTLDFGARIGRDLAAGDVVVLDGPLGAGKTALTKGIALGMDVDGPITSPSYVLARVHEARRPGAPALVHVDVYRLLEHQSADLLGELDSLDLDTDLDDSVVVVEWGEGLAERLSEHHLDIRLQRAPDSDERTATWHWSRKP, from the coding sequence GTGATCGACGACTCGGGACGCATCGCGTTGCCCACGCTGCAGGACACACTGGATTTCGGGGCGCGGATCGGCAGGGACCTCGCCGCGGGCGACGTCGTCGTGCTCGATGGGCCCCTGGGTGCGGGAAAGACCGCATTGACCAAGGGGATTGCGCTGGGCATGGATGTCGACGGCCCCATCACCTCGCCGTCATATGTGCTGGCCCGCGTCCACGAGGCGCGGCGCCCGGGTGCACCGGCACTGGTGCATGTGGACGTCTACCGGCTGCTGGAACATCAAAGTGCCGACCTGCTCGGCGAGCTCGACTCACTGGATCTCGATACCGATCTGGACGATTCGGTGGTTGTCGTGGAGTGGGGCGAGGGGCTGGCGGAGCGGTTGTCGGAACACCATCTGGACATCCGACTGCAACGTGCACCCGACTCCGATGAACGCACCGCAACCTGGCATTGGAGCCGTAAGCCGTGA
- a CDS encoding alpha/beta fold hydrolase — protein sequence MSSKSNAWLAGVAGLGAVVTVAGVGTARSIGRRRFDDPYRDEDFDLLETDRGSIVMTDDGVPLAVREVGPSNAPLTVVFVHGFCLQMASFHFQRRELASRWGDNVRMVFYDQRGHGRSGLPAPKSCTIRQLGDDLESVLRVLVPRGNAVLVGHSMGGMTILAHAGRHPEQYGRRIVGVGLIASAAEGLSHTAIGEGLRNPALRVLRTAVHYAPRPAHHGRGAVKSLVGPVLQAASYGGQRVSPTLVRFSERMIHQTPVTTIVDFLRALEEHDETAALPTIAPLPSLVVCGDTDMLTPLVQSESMAAQLGSKGHNELILVRESGHLVQLEHPGIVNDGIDRLVRRSTPTLFAAIKQRLRDRTGL from the coding sequence TTGAGCAGTAAGTCGAACGCCTGGTTGGCCGGCGTGGCGGGGCTCGGTGCGGTGGTGACGGTGGCCGGTGTCGGCACCGCACGCTCGATCGGTAGACGCAGGTTCGACGATCCCTACCGCGATGAGGATTTCGACCTCTTGGAGACCGATCGCGGCAGCATCGTGATGACCGACGACGGTGTACCGCTGGCGGTTCGGGAGGTGGGTCCGTCGAACGCGCCGTTGACCGTCGTGTTCGTACACGGCTTCTGTCTGCAGATGGCTTCCTTTCATTTCCAGCGCCGCGAGCTCGCGAGCCGCTGGGGAGACAACGTTCGCATGGTTTTCTATGACCAACGCGGACACGGACGCTCGGGCCTGCCGGCTCCGAAGTCATGCACCATCCGTCAGCTCGGCGACGATCTCGAATCGGTGCTGCGCGTGTTGGTACCCCGGGGTAACGCTGTCCTGGTGGGGCATTCGATGGGCGGCATGACCATCCTTGCCCACGCCGGACGTCACCCCGAGCAGTACGGCCGCAGGATTGTCGGGGTCGGATTGATCGCCAGTGCGGCCGAAGGTCTGTCGCACACCGCCATCGGTGAGGGGTTGCGCAATCCGGCGCTGCGCGTGCTGCGGACGGCCGTGCACTACGCGCCGAGGCCTGCTCATCACGGCCGCGGTGCGGTCAAGTCGCTCGTCGGTCCGGTGCTACAGGCCGCTTCCTACGGAGGTCAGCGGGTGAGTCCCACGCTGGTGAGGTTCAGTGAGCGCATGATTCATCAGACACCCGTCACGACCATCGTGGATTTTCTGCGGGCACTCGAGGAGCACGACGAGACGGCGGCGCTGCCGACCATCGCGCCGCTGCCGAGCCTGGTGGTGTGCGGTGATACCGACATGCTCACCCCGCTGGTTCAATCGGAGTCCATGGCAGCGCAATTGGGGTCGAAGGGACACAACGAGTTGATCCTGGTGCGCGAATCGGGGCATCTGGTGCAGCTGGAACATCCGGGAATCGTCAACGACGGCATCGATCGTCTTGTGAGGCGCTCGACCCCAACACTTTTCGCTGCTATCAAACAGCGTCTGCGTGATCGGACCGGACTGTGA
- the glmS gene encoding glutamine--fructose-6-phosphate transaminase (isomerizing) gives MCGIVGYVGHRDALGVVLEALRRLEYRGYDSAGVALADGSGGLLVQRKAGRLANLESAIAESGESFGATTGMGHTRWATHGAPTDRNAHPHRDTTGKVAVVHNGIIENFPALRAELEAAGVEFASDTDSEVAVHLVARQYESGDTAGDFVASVQAVVRRLEGHFTLVFSHADDPGTIVAARRSTPLVVGIGDGEMFLGSDVAAFIEYTREAVELGQDQVVVITADGYRITDFAGNDDADNARVFTIDWDLSAAEKGGYEYFMLKEIAEQPAAVSDTLLGHFDLGRIILDEQRLSDQELRDIDKVFVVACGTAFHSGLLAKYAIEHWTRLPVEIELASEFRYRDPVLDRSTLVVAISQSGETADTLEAVRHAKEQKAKVLAVCNTNGSQIPRECDAVLYTRAGPEIGVAATKTFLAQVTANYIVGLALAQARGTKYPDEVAREYHELEAMPELIERVIATMDPVAELARQYAQSSSILFLGRHVGYPVALEGALKLKELAYMHAEGFAAGELKHGPIALIEEGLPVIVVMPSPKGMGLLHSKLLSNIREIQARGARTIVIAEEGDETIRPYADHLIEIPAVSTLYQPLLSTIPMQVFAAAVAQARGYDVDKPRNLAKSVTVE, from the coding sequence ATGTGCGGAATCGTCGGGTACGTCGGCCACCGGGACGCTCTTGGTGTCGTCCTCGAGGCGCTGCGGCGGCTCGAGTACCGGGGCTATGACTCGGCGGGGGTTGCGCTGGCCGACGGAAGCGGCGGGCTGCTGGTGCAGCGCAAGGCGGGCCGGTTGGCCAACCTGGAATCCGCGATCGCGGAATCGGGTGAATCCTTCGGCGCGACCACCGGCATGGGGCACACCCGCTGGGCCACCCACGGCGCCCCCACCGACCGCAACGCGCACCCGCATCGGGATACGACCGGCAAGGTCGCGGTGGTCCACAACGGGATCATCGAGAACTTCCCGGCATTGCGGGCCGAACTGGAGGCCGCCGGCGTCGAGTTCGCCAGCGACACCGACTCCGAGGTGGCCGTGCACCTGGTGGCGCGCCAGTACGAATCGGGAGACACCGCCGGCGACTTCGTGGCCTCGGTGCAGGCCGTGGTGCGGCGGCTCGAGGGTCACTTCACCCTCGTTTTCTCCCACGCCGACGACCCGGGCACCATCGTGGCCGCGCGCCGTTCCACCCCGCTGGTGGTCGGTATCGGTGACGGCGAGATGTTCCTCGGGTCCGACGTCGCCGCGTTCATCGAATACACCAGGGAAGCCGTCGAATTAGGGCAGGACCAGGTCGTGGTCATCACCGCGGACGGCTACCGCATCACCGACTTCGCGGGTAACGACGACGCCGACAACGCCCGGGTCTTCACGATCGACTGGGACCTGTCGGCCGCGGAAAAGGGCGGCTACGAGTACTTCATGCTCAAGGAGATCGCCGAACAGCCGGCGGCGGTGTCCGACACCTTGTTGGGGCACTTCGACCTCGGCCGGATAATTCTCGACGAGCAGCGGCTCTCCGATCAGGAACTGCGCGATATCGACAAGGTGTTCGTGGTCGCCTGCGGTACGGCATTCCATTCGGGTCTGCTGGCCAAGTACGCCATCGAGCATTGGACGCGGCTGCCCGTGGAGATCGAGCTCGCGAGCGAATTCCGCTACCGGGACCCGGTTTTGGATCGCAGCACGCTCGTCGTCGCCATTTCGCAATCGGGTGAGACCGCGGACACCCTGGAAGCGGTGCGGCACGCCAAGGAGCAGAAGGCCAAGGTGTTGGCCGTCTGTAATACCAACGGTTCGCAGATTCCCCGTGAATGCGATGCGGTGCTCTACACGCGGGCCGGGCCGGAGATCGGTGTCGCCGCGACGAAGACATTCCTGGCCCAGGTGACTGCCAATTACATTGTGGGCCTGGCCTTGGCGCAGGCTCGCGGCACCAAATACCCGGATGAGGTGGCTCGTGAGTACCACGAGCTGGAGGCCATGCCGGAGTTGATCGAGCGCGTCATCGCCACCATGGATCCGGTCGCCGAGCTTGCGCGGCAGTACGCGCAGTCCTCCAGCATCCTGTTCCTGGGGCGCCACGTCGGATACCCGGTGGCGCTGGAGGGTGCGCTCAAGCTCAAGGAGCTGGCGTACATGCACGCCGAGGGATTCGCGGCCGGAGAGCTCAAACACGGGCCGATCGCGCTGATCGAAGAGGGACTGCCGGTCATCGTGGTGATGCCGTCCCCCAAGGGCATGGGATTGCTGCATTCGAAGCTGCTCAGCAACATTCGTGAGATTCAGGCCCGTGGGGCACGGACGATCGTGATCGCCGAAGAGGGCGATGAGACGATTCGGCCGTACGCGGACCACCTCATCGAGATTCCGGCGGTGTCGACGTTGTACCAGCCGTTGCTGTCCACGATTCCGATGCAGGTGTTCGCCGCGGCGGTGGCGCAGGCCCGTGGGTACGACGTGGACAAGCCGCGGAACCTGGCCAAGTCGGTAACCGTCGAATAG
- a CDS encoding glutamate decarboxylase: protein MSNPRDQFSLSAHAGKINASSFSPAYTGRLSTAPIPALRLPDEPMDPQAAYRFIHDELMLDGSSRLNLATFVTTWMDPEAEKLMAETFDKNMIDKDEYPATAAIESRCVAMVADLFHADDLSAEDPSSAIGVSTIGSSEAVMLAGLALKWRWRAKIGDGWKGRTPNLVMGSNVQVVWEKFCRYFDVEPRYLPMAKDRYVITPEQVLDAVDEDTIGVVGILGTTFTGELEPIAEICAALDTLAAMPGKPDVPVHVDAASGGFVVPFLHPELRWDFRLLRVVSINVSGHKYGLTYPGIGFVVWRSKEHLPEDLVFRVNYLGGDMPTFTLNFSRPGNQVVGQYYNFLRLGRAGYAQVMRCLSETARWFGDELNKSEHFEVITDGSAIPVVSFRLKGDRPYTEFDISHSLRAFGWQVPAYTMPEDVTDVAVLRVVVREGFSGDLARALRDDLITVLKGLDELKPNGHFDAVQPFAH, encoded by the coding sequence ATGTCGAATCCCCGCGATCAGTTCAGCCTTTCGGCGCACGCCGGAAAGATCAACGCCTCGTCCTTTAGCCCCGCCTATACCGGCCGGTTGTCGACCGCGCCCATCCCGGCCTTACGCCTCCCCGATGAGCCGATGGATCCGCAGGCCGCCTACCGGTTCATTCACGACGAACTGATGCTCGACGGCAGTTCGCGGCTGAACCTCGCCACCTTCGTCACGACCTGGATGGATCCCGAGGCCGAGAAGCTGATGGCCGAGACGTTCGACAAGAACATGATCGACAAGGACGAGTACCCGGCGACCGCAGCGATCGAGTCGCGGTGCGTGGCCATGGTGGCCGATCTGTTCCACGCCGATGATCTATCCGCCGAGGACCCGTCATCGGCGATCGGGGTATCGACCATCGGGTCCAGCGAGGCGGTGATGCTTGCCGGGCTGGCCCTCAAGTGGCGCTGGCGCGCCAAAATCGGTGACGGCTGGAAGGGCCGCACACCGAACCTGGTGATGGGGTCCAACGTGCAGGTGGTGTGGGAGAAGTTCTGCCGGTACTTCGACGTCGAGCCGCGGTACCTGCCGATGGCGAAGGACCGGTACGTCATCACTCCCGAGCAGGTGCTCGATGCGGTGGACGAGGACACCATCGGGGTGGTGGGCATCCTGGGCACCACCTTCACCGGTGAGCTGGAGCCGATTGCCGAGATCTGCGCGGCGCTGGACACTTTGGCGGCCATGCCCGGCAAGCCGGATGTCCCGGTACACGTAGACGCCGCCAGCGGCGGTTTCGTGGTGCCGTTCCTGCACCCCGAACTGCGCTGGGACTTCCGGCTGCTCCGGGTGGTGTCGATCAACGTCAGCGGGCACAAGTACGGCCTGACCTATCCCGGAATCGGCTTCGTGGTGTGGCGCAGCAAGGAACACCTGCCCGAAGATCTGGTGTTCCGGGTCAACTATCTCGGCGGAGATATGCCGACGTTCACCCTGAACTTCTCCCGCCCGGGTAATCAGGTGGTCGGGCAGTACTACAACTTCCTGCGGTTGGGGCGGGCCGGTTACGCACAGGTGATGCGCTGTTTGTCGGAGACCGCCCGCTGGTTCGGCGACGAGCTGAACAAGAGCGAGCACTTCGAGGTGATCACCGACGGCTCGGCGATCCCGGTGGTGTCGTTCCGGCTCAAGGGCGACCGCCCGTATACCGAGTTCGACATCTCGCATTCTTTGCGGGCCTTTGGCTGGCAGGTGCCGGCCTACACGATGCCCGAGGACGTCACCGATGTCGCGGTGCTGCGGGTGGTGGTACGCGAAGGCTTCTCGGGTGATCTTGCCCGTGCGCTGCGCGATGACCTCATCACCGTGTTGAAGGGGCTTGACGAGCTGAAACCGAACGGGCACTTCGACGCGGTGCAGCCGTTCGCGCACTGA
- a CDS encoding type VII secretion target: MGETSINVAGVRGVAGEFDSVAEELQKAIQQLRGLSFGGASAGRWHTTKGDAVRDGLREVVTHLENWQRTNTAIAEQLRATAQRYADRDAKNKARVAAVNGR, translated from the coding sequence ATGGGAGAAACCTCGATCAACGTCGCTGGTGTCCGGGGGGTCGCTGGAGAGTTTGACAGTGTGGCCGAAGAGCTGCAAAAAGCCATTCAGCAGCTGCGCGGGTTGTCTTTCGGTGGGGCATCGGCCGGACGGTGGCATACGACCAAGGGCGACGCGGTCAGGGATGGACTGCGCGAGGTGGTGACTCATCTCGAGAACTGGCAGCGCACCAACACCGCGATCGCCGAACAACTCCGCGCGACCGCGCAGCGTTATGCCGATCGGGATGCCAAGAACAAGGCAAGGGTGGCTGCAGTCAATGGCAGGTAA
- a CDS encoding NAD(P)H-hydrate dehydratase translates to MKYYYSPEQIREAEAPLLAAPPEGALMRRAAYGLATIVADELSRRAGVVVGRRVCAIVGSGDNGGDALWALTILRRRGVSASALLLNPERAHRAGLAAFRKAGGRVVSAVPGDTDLVLDGVVGISGTGPLRPGAAEIAEQINAEGIPVIAVDIPSGIDVHTGTVDGPAFRAAVTVTFGGYKPVHVLGDCGEVRLVDIGLDLPATTIRELDAHDVALAWPVPGPADDKYTQGVTGVLAGSHTYPGAAILCAGAAVAATAGMVRYAGSAAAEVVSHWPEVIATQTEEAAGRVQAWVIGPGYGTGERQTRTLRRVLSGGLPVLVDADALTILAEHPELADLVAARDAPTILTPHAGEYRRLAGEPPGPDRVGAARSLAVRLGATVLLKGNVTVIAQPDGTAYVNRAHGSWAATAGSGDVLSGVIGALLAAGVPADKAAAMGAHVHARAASAAAADPGPGKAPISASRLLGHLRWAVAEIG, encoded by the coding sequence ATGAAGTACTACTACAGCCCCGAGCAGATTCGGGAGGCCGAGGCACCGCTACTGGCGGCCCCGCCCGAGGGCGCCTTGATGCGGCGTGCGGCATACGGATTGGCCACGATCGTCGCTGACGAGTTGTCGCGGCGGGCCGGCGTGGTGGTCGGGCGGCGTGTGTGCGCGATCGTTGGTTCTGGAGACAACGGGGGAGACGCCTTGTGGGCGTTGACCATCCTGCGCCGACGCGGCGTATCGGCCAGTGCGTTACTGCTGAATCCCGAGCGGGCCCACCGCGCGGGTCTTGCCGCCTTCCGTAAGGCCGGCGGCCGGGTGGTGTCCGCGGTGCCCGGCGATACGGATCTCGTTCTGGATGGCGTTGTAGGAATTTCGGGGACCGGTCCGCTGAGGCCGGGAGCCGCCGAGATCGCCGAACAGATCAATGCCGAGGGCATTCCGGTGATCGCGGTGGACATTCCCAGTGGCATAGACGTGCACACCGGCACAGTGGACGGCCCGGCCTTCCGCGCCGCGGTCACGGTGACATTCGGTGGCTACAAACCCGTTCATGTTCTTGGTGATTGCGGTGAGGTCCGGTTGGTCGACATCGGGCTTGACCTGCCCGCCACGACGATCCGGGAACTCGACGCCCATGATGTCGCCCTCGCCTGGCCAGTTCCCGGACCGGCCGATGACAAGTACACGCAAGGCGTGACGGGTGTGCTGGCGGGATCGCACACCTATCCCGGGGCCGCCATCTTGTGCGCGGGTGCCGCCGTCGCGGCGACGGCCGGGATGGTTCGATACGCCGGATCGGCTGCCGCCGAGGTGGTCTCGCATTGGCCGGAAGTGATTGCCACCCAGACGGAAGAGGCCGCCGGCCGCGTGCAGGCCTGGGTGATCGGTCCCGGATATGGAACCGGTGAGCGCCAGACGCGAACCCTGCGGCGGGTGCTTTCGGGCGGCCTGCCGGTACTCGTCGATGCCGACGCCCTGACGATCCTCGCCGAGCACCCCGAGTTGGCCGATCTCGTGGCAGCGCGCGATGCCCCCACGATCCTGACCCCGCACGCCGGTGAGTACCGCAGGCTCGCAGGTGAACCTCCGGGCCCCGATCGGGTCGGCGCCGCGCGGTCGTTGGCGGTGCGGCTGGGTGCCACGGTGCTCCTCAAGGGCAACGTCACCGTCATCGCGCAGCCGGACGGAACCGCGTACGTGAATAGGGCACACGGGTCGTGGGCCGCGACCGCGGGCTCGGGCGATGTGCTCTCGGGTGTGATCGGCGCGCTGCTGGCCGCCGGAGTTCCCGCCGACAAGGCCGCGGCGATGGGGGCCCACGTGCATGCTCGAGCGGCGTCTGCCGCCGCGGCGGATCCCGGTCCGGGTAAAGCTCCCATTTCGGCTTCCCGTCTTCTTGGGCATCTGCGTTGGGCGGTCGCCGAAATAGGGTGA
- a CDS encoding LLM class F420-dependent oxidoreductase, producing MRIGTTLSYAGGFTEVVDELAELEKVGLDIAFVAEAYSYDAASQLGFLAAKTSTVKLASGIFQLYTRTPTLLAMTAAGLDYVSNGRFVLGIGASGPQVIEGFHGVKYDAPLGRTRETVEICRKVWRRERLEFEGKYFTVPLPPEQGTGLGKALKLINHPVRDRIPVLIAALGPKNVALTAEIAEGWQPIFFLPEKANDVWGAALAEGKAKRDPSLGDLEVYAGPALAIGDDVEALYGFVKPSLALYIGGMGAKGKNFYHNLATAYGFGKEADTIQELYLAGKKAEATDAVPDELVRNISLIGPKSFVAERVAAFKEAGVTTLNVAPLAADAAGRIKHVEALRELL from the coding sequence ATGCGCATTGGAACCACGCTGAGCTATGCCGGCGGATTCACCGAAGTCGTTGACGAGCTCGCTGAGCTGGAGAAAGTCGGGTTGGACATCGCGTTCGTCGCCGAGGCCTACTCGTATGACGCCGCGAGCCAGCTCGGGTTTCTCGCTGCCAAGACGTCCACCGTAAAGCTCGCGTCGGGCATCTTCCAGCTGTACACCCGTACCCCCACCCTGCTGGCGATGACGGCGGCCGGCCTGGATTACGTCTCCAACGGTCGGTTCGTCCTGGGCATCGGCGCCTCGGGCCCGCAGGTCATCGAGGGATTCCACGGCGTGAAGTACGACGCTCCACTGGGCCGCACCCGTGAAACCGTCGAGATCTGCCGAAAGGTGTGGCGTCGGGAACGCCTGGAGTTCGAGGGCAAGTACTTCACCGTGCCGCTGCCTCCCGAACAGGGCACCGGCTTGGGCAAGGCGCTGAAGCTGATCAATCACCCAGTGCGCGACCGCATTCCGGTACTCATCGCCGCTCTTGGCCCCAAGAACGTGGCACTGACCGCCGAGATCGCCGAGGGCTGGCAGCCCATCTTCTTCCTTCCCGAGAAGGCCAATGACGTTTGGGGTGCCGCCCTGGCCGAGGGCAAGGCCAAGCGCGACCCGTCGCTCGGCGATCTCGAGGTCTACGCCGGGCCGGCGCTCGCGATCGGTGACGACGTCGAGGCGCTGTACGGATTCGTCAAGCCGAGCCTGGCGCTCTACATCGGCGGCATGGGAGCCAAGGGTAAGAACTTCTACCACAACCTCGCGACCGCATACGGTTTCGGCAAGGAAGCCGACACCATCCAGGAGCTTTACCTGGCGGGTAAGAAGGCCGAAGCGACCGATGCGGTGCCTGACGAGCTGGTCAGGAACATCTCGCTCATCGGGCCCAAGAGTTTTGTCGCCGAACGGGTTGCGGCCTTCAAGGAGGCAGGTGTGACGACTCTCAATGTCGCCCCGCTCGCCGCCGATGCGGCAGGCCGGATCAAGCATGTCGAGGCCCTGCGCGAGCTGCTGTGA